In Gammaproteobacteria bacterium, one DNA window encodes the following:
- a CDS encoding N4-gp56 family major capsid protein codes for MNLISGEMPKEGSFASKSKGQTSPDYPIVKAGDLSKGAGDTVSIDLFNILQGKPVMGDKRIAGRMMPLTYSSMDVLINQCRAGADSGGRMTQKRTVHNLRNISMMGLQAWMQRMEDQASLVHLAGARGYQQTSDWVIPLQADADFAEIMVNTVKAPTKNRYFAANDATGPDTIGSNDALTLQDVDRIVSQLRESPSVLQPIKIKGDDRAWNEPLWVMFVTERQWLYLQSRTSQTTWRTALQNAYERKSPGVKHPLFDAYETIMWNGVLIKRLNRYAIRFTAGSNVIVDTGGTDGNTYTESTVAVSSTTDNDVDRAIIVGAQALAKAYGKSNSDYFYDWSEESVDHGNSVETVAASMGGCAKIRFRIDDADTDFGVAVVDSYAPSPASSAGRTLLGS; via the coding sequence ATGAATCTAATTAGCGGTGAAATGCCCAAAGAAGGATCATTCGCATCCAAATCGAAAGGCCAAACTTCACCGGATTATCCGATTGTTAAAGCGGGTGATCTGTCCAAAGGCGCTGGCGATACGGTATCGATCGATCTGTTCAATATCCTGCAAGGCAAGCCAGTCATGGGCGATAAACGTATCGCCGGGCGTATGATGCCGCTGACCTATTCGAGCATGGATGTCTTGATCAACCAATGCCGTGCTGGTGCTGATTCCGGTGGCCGCATGACACAAAAGCGCACGGTTCATAACTTGCGAAACATCAGTATGATGGGTCTGCAGGCGTGGATGCAGCGCATGGAAGATCAGGCGTCGCTCGTGCATTTGGCCGGTGCCCGTGGTTATCAGCAAACTAGCGATTGGGTAATACCATTGCAAGCCGATGCTGATTTCGCGGAAATTATGGTCAATACGGTAAAAGCACCTACTAAAAACCGTTATTTCGCTGCTAATGACGCCACCGGACCGGACACCATCGGTTCCAACGATGCATTAACGTTACAAGACGTTGACCGGATTGTTTCCCAGCTGCGTGAATCTCCATCCGTTCTTCAGCCTATCAAGATCAAAGGCGATGATCGCGCATGGAATGAACCGCTTTGGGTCATGTTCGTTACCGAACGGCAATGGTTGTATCTGCAAAGCAGAACCAGCCAAACCACATGGCGCACTGCATTGCAGAATGCCTATGAGCGCAAATCGCCGGGCGTGAAACATCCATTGTTCGATGCATACGAAACGATCATGTGGAACGGTGTGCTGATCAAACGATTGAATCGGTATGCGATCCGATTTACTGCCGGTTCAAACGTAATCGTCGATACCGGCGGTACTGACGGAAACACCTACACGGAAAGCACCGTAGCTGTTTCTTCAACTACCGATAACGACGTTGATCGCGCCATTATCGTAGGTGCGCAAGCGCTGGCGAAAGCATACGGCAAATCTAATTCCGATTATTTCTACGATTGGTCGGAAGAGTCCGTGGATCATGGCAACAGCGTCGAGACAGTGGCCGCATCAATGGGCGGTTGCGCAAAAATCCGATTCAGAATCGACGATGCTGATACGGATTTCGGTGTTGCGGTAGTCGACAGTTACGCGCCTAGCCCTGCATCTTCTGCCGGTAGAACGCTGTTAGGATCGTAA
- a CDS encoding phage portal protein has translation MPGDIQLSSAAMIDQDGDNDQYESVGEQPTDPINATPEELQDKPLAREQVESFMFEIMHQPSWRREADKCSDYYDGNQLSEETLATLDERKQPAIISNLIKPTVDTLLGIEAKSRTDWKVMPDDDGSCSDDLAEALSLKLKRAEVESRADRACSDAYAAQLKAGLGWVEVSRETDPFKCPYRIKYVHRREIFWDWRSEQPDLSDAAYLIRKRWLELDHAVAMMQQYATLFRMTANGWSGYDPIVDQSTGLSQSFQVERDTKLSYNDWRDIQRQRICLSEIWYRKWVRAYVLKLPNGRVIEADFNNPKHSMVILGGVAQVSQATFQKVRLAWYAGPHFLYDVPSPYKHNYFPYVPFFGYREDQTNAPYGMIRAMLSPQDEINARRSKAQWILNSRRVITDSDAVEDHDLAAQEIARPDSYIILNAKRNPNSKFMVDAGGELAQQQFLLMQESKQEIAETSGIHKTMMGQQTGAKSGLAINSLAEQGSNSTGEINDNFRFGRRMVGELMFEMLKEDLSNGQQVVSIGNGKNKKVVVLNQQSADPETGEPVVLNDVSAVNAKVVLDDIPTSSSFRLQQLQMITAVASSLPPQVQALLTPFIIESTDMPDRFEVAETIRDALGIQDQDPEQKQAMLMQQQQEMAQQKETQDKMIALAAAEKAAKIRETNAKADYLLTKK, from the coding sequence ATGCCGGGAGATATACAGTTAAGCAGCGCTGCCATGATCGATCAGGATGGCGATAACGATCAATATGAGAGTGTTGGAGAACAGCCCACAGACCCAATAAATGCCACTCCGGAAGAGCTGCAAGATAAGCCACTGGCACGCGAGCAGGTGGAAAGTTTCATGTTCGAGATCATGCACCAGCCAAGCTGGCGCCGGGAAGCGGACAAGTGTTCGGATTATTACGATGGCAATCAACTATCCGAAGAGACATTAGCAACCCTGGATGAACGCAAGCAGCCAGCGATAATCAGCAATTTAATAAAGCCAACCGTTGACACCCTGCTGGGCATAGAAGCCAAATCACGCACCGATTGGAAAGTAATGCCGGACGACGACGGTTCATGTAGCGACGATTTGGCGGAAGCCTTGTCGTTAAAACTAAAACGCGCCGAAGTTGAAAGCAGAGCCGATAGGGCTTGCTCGGATGCCTACGCAGCGCAATTAAAAGCCGGTTTGGGTTGGGTTGAAGTATCGCGCGAAACCGATCCTTTTAAATGTCCATACCGCATCAAATACGTGCACCGCCGCGAAATCTTTTGGGATTGGCGATCAGAACAACCGGATTTGTCCGATGCAGCCTATCTGATCCGCAAGCGATGGCTGGAACTCGATCACGCCGTAGCGATGATGCAGCAATACGCGACATTGTTCAGAATGACTGCTAACGGATGGTCCGGATACGATCCAATCGTCGATCAAAGCACAGGACTCAGCCAGTCGTTTCAAGTTGAGCGGGACACCAAGCTGTCATACAACGACTGGCGCGACATTCAGCGTCAGCGCATATGCCTATCCGAAATTTGGTATCGCAAATGGGTTAGGGCGTATGTCTTGAAACTGCCAAACGGCAGAGTGATAGAAGCGGATTTCAACAATCCAAAGCACAGCATGGTCATATTGGGAGGTGTTGCGCAAGTCAGTCAGGCAACATTCCAAAAGGTTCGGCTGGCTTGGTATGCGGGTCCGCACTTTCTCTATGATGTGCCCAGCCCGTATAAGCACAATTACTTCCCGTATGTGCCGTTTTTCGGTTACCGGGAAGATCAAACCAATGCACCTTACGGCATGATCCGGGCAATGCTGTCGCCACAAGATGAAATCAATGCACGCCGGTCAAAAGCGCAATGGATTCTGAACAGCCGTCGTGTAATCACTGATTCTGACGCGGTTGAAGATCACGATCTCGCAGCGCAAGAAATAGCAAGGCCGGACTCATACATCATTCTGAACGCCAAACGCAACCCAAACAGCAAGTTCATGGTTGACGCAGGGGGAGAACTGGCGCAGCAGCAATTCCTTTTGATGCAGGAAAGCAAGCAGGAAATCGCCGAAACATCCGGAATACACAAAACCATGATGGGGCAACAAACCGGAGCAAAATCCGGATTGGCCATTAATTCATTGGCAGAACAGGGATCAAACTCAACCGGCGAGATCAACGACAATTTTAGATTCGGTCGCAGAATGGTCGGAGAGCTCATGTTTGAGATGCTGAAAGAGGATTTGTCCAATGGCCAGCAGGTTGTCAGCATCGGCAACGGCAAGAATAAAAAGGTTGTCGTGCTCAACCAGCAATCGGCAGACCCGGAAACCGGGGAACCCGTCGTGCTCAATGACGTATCCGCGGTGAATGCCAAGGTCGTGCTGGATGACATCCCGACATCCTCATCATTCCGTTTGCAACAGCTGCAAATGATCACCGCAGTCGCCAGCAGCTTGCCGCCGCAAGTTCAAGCGTTACTCACCCCATTCATTATCGAATCAACCGACATGCCGGATCGCTTCGAGGTGGCCGAGACGATACGCGACGCGCTGGGAATACAAGATCAAGACCCCGAGCAAAAGCAAGCCATGCTGATGCAGCAGCAGCAGGAAATGGCGCAGCAGAAAGAAACGCAGGACAAGATGATCGCACTCGCAGCGGCAGAGAAGGCCGCCAAAATCCGCGAGACAAACGCCAAGGCAGATTATTTGCTCACCAAGAAATAA
- a CDS encoding DNA packaging protein — MRALKNRQDKNKLSRYKPYPKQIDFHTAGETFRERLFRAGNQLGKTLSSAHEVAYHATGKYPDWWKGRRWARATTGWALGESMESTRDTLQRLILGRPGEWGTGTIPEKSIIKITRAQGIADSVDCIFVRHISGGISRIYFKSYEKGRSKLQGETLDYAALDEEPPLDIYTEVLTRTNATGGMVWITFTPLLGMSEVVRMFLDEKERTKDRADICMTIDDVLHYTKEEKERIIASYPAHEKEARTNGIPVLGSGRIFPIAESVITVPPFQLPDLWPRICGIDFGIDHPTALVWLAWDRDSDTVYVYDIESKRGVPDATPPHVAPLIKQRGEWIPVAWPHDGLQTEKGSGIQLAQQYRDQGVSMLHEMAQLPETGDEQGHKVSRTSVEAGISLMLTAMQEGRFKVFAGLSSWFEEFRLYHRKDGKIVKLQDDIMSATRYGYVMLRYAIEPPDPQKKALNPNRGYNWRTG, encoded by the coding sequence ATGAGGGCACTCAAGAATCGCCAGGACAAAAACAAATTATCGAGATACAAGCCCTACCCGAAACAGATTGATTTTCACACTGCCGGGGAAACCTTCCGTGAAAGATTGTTCCGCGCCGGCAACCAACTCGGCAAGACCCTATCATCAGCCCACGAAGTAGCCTATCACGCCACCGGAAAATATCCGGATTGGTGGAAAGGTAGACGCTGGGCACGCGCAACTACCGGCTGGGCATTAGGAGAATCAATGGAGTCAACGCGAGATACTTTGCAGCGTTTGATTCTTGGCCGCCCTGGTGAATGGGGGACCGGCACCATTCCAGAAAAATCGATCATCAAGATCACGCGCGCACAAGGTATTGCCGATTCCGTTGACTGTATCTTTGTCCGGCACATTTCCGGCGGCATATCCCGCATCTATTTCAAATCCTACGAGAAGGGCCGAAGCAAACTACAAGGCGAGACGCTTGATTACGCCGCGCTAGACGAAGAGCCGCCGCTCGATATTTACACCGAGGTATTGACCAGGACCAACGCCACCGGCGGAATGGTATGGATCACATTCACGCCATTGCTCGGCATGTCCGAGGTCGTGCGCATGTTCCTGGATGAGAAAGAGCGGACAAAAGATCGCGCCGACATTTGCATGACCATCGATGATGTACTGCATTACACCAAGGAAGAGAAAGAACGCATCATTGCCAGCTACCCAGCGCATGAGAAGGAAGCGCGCACAAACGGAATTCCGGTACTCGGCAGCGGCCGCATTTTCCCGATTGCCGAATCAGTGATTACGGTTCCACCGTTTCAATTGCCGGATTTGTGGCCGCGTATCTGCGGCATCGATTTCGGTATTGATCATCCAACGGCTTTGGTGTGGCTGGCATGGGATCGTGATAGTGATACGGTTTACGTATACGACATTGAATCAAAGCGAGGCGTACCAGATGCAACACCTCCGCATGTTGCGCCACTGATCAAACAACGCGGCGAATGGATTCCCGTGGCTTGGCCGCATGATGGATTGCAGACAGAAAAAGGCAGCGGGATCCAGCTCGCGCAGCAATACCGCGATCAAGGCGTCAGCATGCTGCACGAAATGGCGCAACTGCCTGAAACCGGTGACGAACAAGGGCACAAAGTCAGCAGAACCAGCGTTGAAGCTGGGATAAGTCTTATGTTGACGGCTATGCAAGAAGGCCGCTTCAAGGTATTCGCAGGGTTATCAAGCTGGTTCGAGGAATTCAGGCTATACCATCGCAAGGATGGCAAGATCGTTAAGCTGCAAGACGACATCATGAGTGCAACACGCTATGGCTATGTCATGCTGCGCTATGCCATCGAGCCTCCAGACCCACAGAAAAAAGCACTGAACCCAAACAGAGGATACAACTGGCGCACCGGCTAA
- a CDS encoding RusA family crossover junction endodeoxyribonuclease, which yields MGEIIFTVPGQPVPKARHKAARRGKHIAMYTPEKTANYEGLVAHSAHFAMSGREMITGAVSVELDIRLEIPPSWSKKKQLLAITGKLAATKKSDIDNITKSIFDGMNGVVWRDDGQVVESTQKKRYAETPGVVVIVRELVELQVA from the coding sequence ATGGGCGAGATTATTTTTACGGTTCCAGGGCAACCGGTTCCGAAAGCGCGACACAAAGCAGCAAGGCGCGGCAAACATATTGCCATGTATACGCCAGAGAAAACGGCGAACTATGAAGGTTTGGTAGCACATTCAGCACACTTCGCAATGTCCGGAAGGGAGATGATTACCGGCGCAGTATCGGTTGAGTTGGACATCCGCTTAGAGATACCGCCGTCATGGTCCAAGAAAAAACAGTTATTGGCTATTACCGGAAAATTGGCCGCAACGAAAAAAAGCGACATCGACAATATCACCAAATCCATTTTTGATGGCATGAATGGCGTTGTGTGGCGCGACGATGGGCAGGTCGTAGAATCTACGCAGAAGAAACGTTACGCCGAGACACCCGGGGTGGTAGTAATCGTGCGCGAACTGGTTGAACTTCAGGTGGCTTGA